From Mannheimia pernigra, one genomic window encodes:
- the mutL gene encoding DNA mismatch repair endonuclease MutL: protein MTNNSPKQLIHILPPQLANQIAAGEVVERPASVVKELVENSLDAGANNIQIDIEKGGSQLIRIRDNGCGISKQDLPLALARHATSKISSLEDLEAILSLGFRGEALASISSVSRLTLTSRTTEQNEAWQAYTQGREMIVEIQPTSHPIGTTIEVANLFFNTPARRKFLRTDKTEFAHIDEVIRRIALAKPNISFTLSHNGKIVRQYRKIIDNSVEQKQKRVVAICGEKFIQNANYIDWQHGDLHLHGWVGSPMLASPQNDLCYSYVNGRMMRDKTINHAIRQAYGENITTGNYPAFVIFLDLDPTMVDVNVHPAKHEVRFHQGRLVHDFILQGVSNSLQQTHPSLELRNELNEPMPAYAKDTNRQAAGQNVFTQPKEPIQAIEFSQKNVNHSTHSSFTPKFERSSSSQSAQKWYNELVGGSDIRTKKVEKTAVKLPTFEPNIKINPEPAPILQKTEQITPLASHHAQALAIVKNQAILMKEGEDFYLIPLHQLAKLKFAHQLGTRQTQALLIPLTLTLNDKQTELWQHYKESIAEFGFAITEKHWQEQTRLTILSVPQALREQNLQQLLLSLFNQPQAVKLTEFFAKHCEIPTACTLSDAIALLSDIELYPNGKKEIEEIRKEVDFSKYL from the coding sequence ATGACAAATAACTCTCCAAAACAGCTGATTCACATTCTCCCACCACAACTGGCAAACCAAATTGCCGCAGGCGAGGTAGTAGAACGCCCCGCCTCTGTAGTAAAAGAGTTGGTCGAAAACAGCCTTGATGCTGGTGCGAATAATATTCAAATTGACATTGAAAAAGGCGGTTCGCAGCTCATCCGCATTCGGGATAACGGCTGCGGCATCAGCAAACAGGATTTGCCACTTGCTTTAGCTCGCCACGCCACGAGCAAAATCAGCAGCCTGGAAGATTTAGAAGCCATTTTAAGTTTAGGCTTTCGGGGCGAAGCGTTAGCAAGCATCAGCTCAGTGTCACGTTTAACACTGACTTCTCGCACTACAGAACAAAATGAAGCGTGGCAGGCTTACACACAAGGAAGAGAAATGATAGTTGAAATTCAGCCTACCTCTCACCCTATCGGCACAACGATTGAAGTGGCTAACTTATTTTTCAATACGCCAGCACGCCGTAAATTTTTACGCACAGACAAAACTGAGTTCGCTCATATTGATGAAGTGATTCGTCGCATTGCACTTGCCAAACCCAATATCAGCTTTACGCTAAGTCATAATGGCAAAATCGTCCGCCAATATCGCAAAATTATTGATAATTCAGTTGAGCAAAAACAGAAACGGGTGGTCGCGATTTGTGGCGAGAAATTTATTCAAAACGCCAATTATATTGACTGGCAACACGGCGATTTACACTTACACGGCTGGGTTGGCTCACCGATGCTTGCTAGTCCACAAAATGATCTTTGCTACAGCTATGTAAACGGACGAATGATGCGAGATAAAACAATTAATCACGCAATCCGCCAAGCCTATGGTGAGAACATTACGACAGGCAACTACCCTGCTTTTGTTATCTTTTTAGATTTAGACCCCACTATGGTGGATGTGAATGTTCACCCTGCCAAACACGAAGTGCGTTTCCATCAAGGAAGGCTGGTACACGATTTTATTTTGCAAGGTGTCAGCAATAGCCTACAACAAACACATCCGTCACTTGAATTGCGAAACGAGCTCAATGAACCAATGCCTGCTTATGCAAAAGACACAAACCGCCAAGCGGCAGGGCAAAATGTATTTACACAACCCAAAGAGCCAATACAAGCGATCGAATTTTCACAAAAAAATGTAAATCACTCTACTCATAGCTCTTTTACACCTAAATTTGAGCGAAGTAGTAGCAGTCAATCTGCTCAAAAATGGTATAACGAGCTAGTAGGTGGTTCAGATATACGAACGAAAAAAGTAGAAAAAACCGCTGTTAAACTGCCCACTTTTGAGCCGAACATAAAGATAAACCCAGAACCTGCCCCTATTTTGCAAAAAACGGAGCAAATCACACCGCTTGCAAGCCACCACGCCCAAGCCTTGGCAATTGTGAAAAATCAGGCGATATTGATGAAAGAAGGAGAAGATTTCTACTTAATTCCCCTGCACCAATTAGCCAAGCTGAAATTCGCTCACCAACTAGGCACACGGCAAACACAGGCACTACTCATTCCGCTTACGCTCACCTTAAACGACAAACAAACGGAATTGTGGCAACACTATAAAGAAAGCATCGCAGAATTTGGTTTCGCTATTACCGAAAAACATTGGCAAGAACAAACTCGCCTCACGATACTTTCTGTGCCACAAGCCTTGCGTGAACAGAATTTGCAACAGCTACTGCTTTCACTCTTTAACCAACCACAAGCGGTCAAATTAACTGAATTTTTTGCAAAACACTGTGAAATTCCCACCGCTTGCACGCTCAGTGATGCCATTGCGTTACTCTCAGACATTGAGCTTTACCCGAATGGAAAGAAAGAGATTGAAGAAATTAGGAAGGAAGTGGATTTTTCTAAATATTTATAA
- a CDS encoding type II toxin-antitoxin system YafQ family toxin yields MREIEYSNAFKRDYKKCTVDTLSSSLIEALYFLINDKPLPEKYCDHALTGEWKGFRDCHIQPDLVLIYRKIDDKLELLRIGSHSNLFG; encoded by the coding sequence ATGCGAGAGATTGAGTATAGTAACGCTTTTAAACGAGACTATAAAAAGTGTACCGTTGATACATTATCTTCTTCGCTGATTGAAGCACTCTATTTTCTCATCAACGATAAGCCATTACCTGAGAAATATTGCGATCACGCATTAACAGGCGAATGGAAAGGTTTTCGGGATTGCCATATTCAGCCTGATTTAGTGCTGATTTATCGAAAGATTGATGATAAATTAGAATTGTTGAGAATAGGTAGTCATTCTAATTTATTTGGATAA
- a CDS encoding type II toxin-antitoxin system RelB/DinJ family antitoxin, which produces MANSALVSVRISPEIKEQASEVLAGIGLTVSDVMRMTLAKIATEKRFQFDYQPNVETAEVLKAVRNGDEKLNPAKNIADLMEQLNARD; this is translated from the coding sequence ATGGCAAATAGTGCATTAGTTAGCGTAAGAATTAGCCCTGAAATTAAAGAGCAGGCAAGCGAAGTTTTAGCTGGAATTGGTTTGACGGTTTCTGATGTTATGCGAATGACATTAGCAAAAATTGCGACGGAAAAACGTTTTCAGTTTGACTATCAGCCTAACGTAGAAACAGCAGAAGTATTAAAAGCGGTTAGAAATGGAGATGAAAAATTAAATCCAGCTAAAAACATTGCTGATTTAATGGAGCAACTTAATGCGAGAGATTGA
- the miaA gene encoding tRNA (adenosine(37)-N6)-dimethylallyltransferase MiaA: protein MTQKPLALFLMGPTASGKTDLAIALRQELPVEVISVDSALIYKGMDIGTAKPNKAELALAPHRLIDILDPAESYSAMNFHSDALHEMAEITAQGKIPLLVGGTMLYYKALLEGLSPLPSADPNIRAEIEASAEQHGWAVLHQELVKIDPVAGARINPNDSQRINRALEVFYITGKTMTELTAKQGEALPYHILQFAIAPKERAVLHQRIEQRFHKMIDLGFEEEVKRLFLRQDLHINLPSIRCVGYRQIWEYLQGDISLDEAIFKGICATRQLAKRQMTWLRSWQGELTWLDSLDPISSKAKMVEKIDDYLKNCDNI, encoded by the coding sequence ATGACTCAAAAACCCCTCGCCCTTTTTTTAATGGGACCAACTGCCTCAGGCAAAACAGATTTAGCCATCGCTCTCAGACAGGAATTGCCTGTTGAAGTCATTAGTGTCGATTCCGCCTTGATTTACAAAGGAATGGATATTGGTACAGCAAAACCCAATAAGGCAGAATTAGCATTAGCTCCGCACCGCTTGATTGATATTTTAGATCCTGCAGAAAGCTATTCCGCAATGAATTTTCATAGTGATGCATTACATGAAATGGCAGAGATTACCGCACAAGGCAAAATTCCGCTCTTGGTTGGTGGCACAATGCTTTACTACAAAGCCTTATTGGAAGGGCTTTCGCCGTTGCCATCTGCTGATCCCAATATTCGTGCTGAAATTGAAGCAAGCGCGGAACAACACGGCTGGGCGGTTTTGCACCAAGAATTAGTAAAAATCGACCCTGTCGCGGGAGCAAGAATTAACCCCAATGACAGCCAGCGTATTAACCGTGCCCTAGAGGTGTTTTACATCACCGGCAAAACAATGACGGAGCTCACCGCCAAACAAGGCGAGGCGTTACCATATCATATTCTACAGTTTGCGATTGCCCCCAAAGAGAGAGCCGTGTTACATCAACGTATTGAGCAACGTTTTCACAAAATGATTGACTTGGGCTTTGAAGAGGAGGTCAAGCGGTTATTTTTACGTCAAGATTTGCATATTAATCTGCCGTCCATTCGTTGTGTGGGCTATCGCCAAATATGGGAGTATTTGCAAGGCGATATTTCCCTTGATGAAGCGATTTTTAAAGGTATTTGTGCCACACGCCAATTAGCAAAACGCCAAATGACTTGGCTTCGGAGCTGGCAAGGTGAACTCACCTGGCTAGATAGCCTAGATCCGATCAGCTCTAAAGCAAAAATGGTCGAAAAGATCGATGATTATTTAAAGAATTGTGATAATATTTAA
- the hfq gene encoding RNA chaperone Hfq, whose product MAKGQSLQDPYLNALRRERIPVSIYLVNGIKLQGQIESFDQFVILLKNTVSQMVYKHAISTVVPARALSHSSNNPHHQHAQAATEAAEQTE is encoded by the coding sequence ATGGCAAAAGGTCAATCTTTACAAGATCCATATTTGAATGCACTTCGCCGTGAGCGTATTCCTGTTTCAATTTATTTAGTTAACGGTATTAAATTACAGGGTCAGATTGAGTCGTTCGACCAATTCGTCATTTTACTAAAAAACACGGTCAGCCAAATGGTATATAAACACGCGATTTCAACCGTTGTACCTGCTCGAGCGTTATCGCACAGCAGTAATAACCCCCATCATCAACACGCTCAAGCTGCAACAGAAGCAGCTGAACAAACGGAATAA
- the hflX gene encoding ribosome rescue GTPase HflX encodes MLNESSPNSEENSAFGFALSEASQISEISETTKDKAILVHLYLGQHKDTENLLEFQTLVESAGVEILATLTTTRPNPHIKYYVGQGKAEEIAETVEQLGASVVLVNHQLSPAQTRNLQSLCGCRVVDRTGLILDIFAQRARSHEGKLQVELAQLRHLSTRLVRRVTHQDQQKGGSVGLRGPGETQLETDRRLIKVRIQQLLNRLEKVNKQREQNRKTRQKADIPTVSLVGYTNAGKSTLFNTITQAGVYAADQLFATLDPTLRRIQIQDVGTTILADTVGFIRFLPHDLVSAFKSTLQETTEATLLLHIIDGSDDRKNENIDAVNQVLDEIEALEIPTLLVFNKIDKLAGVEPHIERNDDGTATAVYLSAQENSGIELLFQAIQERLRSNLVHETLLLPVTAGAIYAQLKAEDCIKAEHFNDFGERIISIQVNEIQWNKWLKQFPALLEYVELAKWEKPQAKIL; translated from the coding sequence ATGTTAAACGAATCATCGCCAAACTCAGAAGAAAATTCTGCGTTTGGCTTTGCTTTATCTGAAGCAAGCCAAATTTCAGAAATAAGTGAAACAACAAAAGACAAAGCAATCCTAGTCCATCTCTATCTCGGTCAGCATAAAGACACAGAAAACCTACTTGAATTTCAAACATTGGTAGAATCTGCTGGCGTGGAAATACTAGCAACGCTGACTACAACTCGCCCAAACCCTCATATCAAGTATTATGTTGGGCAAGGAAAAGCAGAAGAAATTGCAGAAACGGTGGAACAACTTGGAGCTTCTGTTGTGCTGGTTAATCATCAACTTAGCCCTGCTCAAACACGTAATTTACAATCATTATGTGGCTGTCGTGTAGTAGATAGAACAGGTTTAATCCTTGATATATTTGCCCAACGAGCCCGATCCCATGAAGGCAAATTACAGGTAGAACTCGCACAACTTCGTCATTTATCTACTCGCTTAGTTCGCCGTGTAACTCACCAAGATCAACAAAAAGGCGGTTCTGTCGGCTTACGAGGCCCAGGTGAAACACAGCTCGAAACCGATCGCCGTTTGATCAAAGTACGTATCCAACAGCTTTTAAATCGTTTAGAAAAAGTAAACAAGCAACGAGAGCAAAACCGAAAAACACGCCAAAAAGCGGATATTCCAACAGTATCTCTTGTTGGCTATACCAATGCAGGAAAATCTACTCTATTTAACACTATTACCCAAGCTGGCGTTTATGCGGCTGATCAACTTTTCGCCACACTCGATCCAACTCTACGTCGTATTCAAATACAAGATGTCGGAACAACTATTCTTGCTGATACAGTTGGTTTTATCCGTTTTCTGCCGCATGATTTAGTATCAGCTTTCAAATCCACTCTACAAGAAACAACAGAAGCTACTTTACTTTTACACATTATTGACGGTTCAGACGATCGCAAAAATGAAAATATTGATGCAGTAAATCAAGTACTTGATGAAATTGAAGCATTGGAGATCCCAACACTTCTGGTCTTTAATAAGATAGATAAGTTAGCAGGCGTTGAGCCACATATCGAACGTAATGATGACGGTACAGCAACTGCAGTCTATTTGTCTGCCCAAGAAAATAGTGGCATTGAGCTATTATTTCAAGCTATACAGGAGAGACTGAGAAGTAATTTAGTTCATGAAACGCTACTACTACCTGTTACAGCAGGTGCAATTTATGCTCAACTTAAAGCTGAAGATTGCATTAAAGCAGAACATTTTAATGATTTTGGCGAACGCATCATCTCTATCCAAGTCAATGAAATACAATGGAATAAGTGGCTAAAGCAGTTCCCCGCACTTTTAGAATATGTGGAATTAGCAAAATGGGAAAAGCCACAAGCTAAGATACTCTAA
- a CDS encoding HlyD family efflux transporter periplasmic adaptor subunit: protein MRDLTKEIKPPKKSNKLLWIIVCLLSALLVWSYLTQFSRVVRANGKVVSHERTQIVQNLEGGILTQLNVSEGDNIEAGQVLAELDTTRYQAQLEEIEKKIATFTLRKLRLQAESENAIIFDIPKGYQDTYPDLVEAEKSLLSRKVEEYLTRERNYESQISLKQKELTNLTRFENSGAVPKRDIIALQQALNNIRAEQENYFSDTHKKRAQELSEAVSQLALANESIKTVQDQIDRATIVSPSSGTVNLIHFNTIGSVVNPGQTILEIVPNNGNLLVEARVTPKDIGYVVPGMRASLKLTAYDYSIYGTMLGKVVKIGADTVPNKEERNAPPSYVVSLEISPDSLKQWQKKGLDIRTGMLVEAELEAGHMRIIDYIFRPILKARDALATI from the coding sequence AAAAAAGCAATAAATTGCTTTGGATAATTGTGTGCTTATTAAGTGCTTTGCTCGTGTGGTCGTATTTAACCCAATTTAGTCGGGTTGTGAGAGCTAATGGTAAAGTTGTATCTCACGAGAGAACTCAAATTGTGCAAAACTTAGAAGGTGGGATTTTAACTCAGCTTAATGTGAGTGAAGGCGATAATATAGAAGCAGGGCAAGTTTTGGCTGAACTTGATACCACAAGATATCAGGCCCAATTAGAAGAAATTGAGAAAAAAATTGCTACTTTTACATTAAGAAAATTGAGATTACAAGCAGAATCTGAAAATGCAATAATTTTTGATATTCCAAAAGGTTATCAGGATACATACCCTGATCTTGTTGAAGCAGAAAAGAGCCTGTTATCAAGAAAAGTGGAGGAGTATTTGACAAGAGAGAGAAATTATGAATCTCAAATTTCTTTAAAACAGAAAGAACTAACTAATCTTACTCGATTTGAAAATAGTGGTGCAGTGCCTAAGCGAGATATTATTGCTTTACAACAAGCACTTAATAATATTAGGGCGGAGCAAGAAAATTATTTTTCCGATACCCATAAAAAGAGGGCACAGGAGCTATCAGAAGCTGTATCCCAATTAGCCTTAGCTAATGAGAGTATTAAGACCGTTCAAGATCAGATAGATAGAGCAACAATTGTTTCGCCTTCTAGTGGAACAGTAAATCTTATTCACTTCAATACGATAGGTTCTGTAGTTAACCCTGGACAAACTATTTTAGAGATTGTTCCAAATAATGGTAATTTGCTAGTGGAAGCTCGTGTAACACCAAAAGATATTGGTTATGTAGTGCCTGGTATGAGAGCCTCTCTTAAATTAACTGCTTATGATTATAGTATTTATGGCACTATGCTAGGTAAGGTTGTTAAAATTGGTGCAGATACCGTGCCTAATAAAGAGGAGAGAAATGCTCCTCCTAGCTATGTAGTTTCTTTAGAAATCTCGCCTGACTCATTAAAACAATGGCAGAAAAAGGGCTTGGATATTCGAACTGGTATGCTAGTAGAAGCTGAATTAGAAGCTGGTCATATGAGAATTATCGACTACATTTTTAGACCAATTCTCAAAGCAAGGGATGCGTTAGCAACTATTTAG